In Asticcacaulis sp. SL142, the sequence TTGGTTTTCTAAACTATACCTTTCGACGTTTAACGAATGATTGACTTAAGGGTAACTGCGGAAAAACGCCAAAAAGCGCAACGCCGTAGGGCGATGCGCTAAAGGGATTGACGCAATATGAATTTAAGCGACGTCGGCGGCGACGCGGAAGGACACGATCTTGCCCGGTGCGCGCGGCGGCTCACCCTTGGGCAGGGCGTCTACGTGTTCCATGCCCGACGTGACCTGCCCCCAGACCGTATATTGGCGGTCAAGGAAATTGGCATCGTCAAAGCAGATGAAGAACTGGCTGTCGGCGGAATCCGGGTTCATCGAGCGGGCCATCGAGCAGACGCCGCGCACATGGGCCTCATTAGAAAACTCAGCCTTAAGCTTTTTGCCGGAACCGCCATAGCCCTGACCTTCGGGATCGCCGCCCTGAGCCATGAAGCCGGGGATAACGCGGTGGAAGACGATGCCGTCGTAAAAGCCTTCGCGGGCCAGTTCCTTGATGCGGGCGACGTGGTTCGGTGCCAGATCAGGGCGAAGTTCAATGACGACTTCGCCGGATTCGAGGGTCAGAATGATGGTGTTTTCGGGATCAGCCGACATGGTGCGTCCTCTTGGAGTATACAATTGCGCCCCTCTTAGGCCATCGCGCCCCGTATTTCAAAAAGTAATTTAACGTCAGGTCATTTTGCGAAAGGCTAAAAAGCGCTATAGCCCTGACATGAACGATAAAAAAACGCCTGAAGACGCCCCCGAAGCGCGCCGTAAAATGGTCAAGCCCCCGACCGGTGGCAATCTGTCTGGCCGTAACAAGGGCCACACCGCCGTCAAAACCGCCAAGCAGCGCACGGAATCCTCGGCCAAATGGCTGGAGCGGCAATTAAATGACCCGTTTGTGGCGCGGGCCAAGGCCGAAGGCTGGCGCTCACGCGCAGCATTCAAGCTGACCGAGATTGATGACCGCTTTAAGCTGCTGCACCGCGGGGTGAGAGTGGTTGATCTGGGCTGTGCGCCCGGCGGTTGGGTTCAGGTCGCCAAGAAACGCGGCGCGGCCCATGTGGTCGGGGTTGATCTGCTGCCGGTCGATCCGGTGCCGGGGGCGGAGATCATTCAGGCTGATTTTACCGACCCTGAGGTCGGCCCGCGTCTGATGGAGATGCTGGGCGGTAAACCTGATCTGGTGCTGTCGGATCTGGCGCACAATACGGTCGGCCATAAGCAGACCGATCACCTTAAGATCGTCGGTCTGATCGAGATGGCCGCTGATTTTGCCATTTTGAACCTGAAACCCGGCGGCACCTTTGTGGCCAAGGCCTTTCAGGGCGGTGAAACCCATGCTGTGCTGGATATCCTCAAGCGCAATTTCACCGACGTGAAGCACATCAAACCCAAGGCCAGCCGTCAGGGCTCATCCGAGACTTTTATCGTGGCGATGGGGTTTAAGGGTTAGGCTTTCTGAATCACGGGCACAATCCCCGCGATCTTCAACCGTGCCCGGTGGCGCTCCATCATGGCGCCAAACACCCGACCAGCAAACAGCGGGCGCAGGCGATACGACAGCCAGACAAGGCCTTTGGCGATTTGGTACTGCGTGGAATGGCTCATGGCGTCGCCTTATCGAGAGAGGGGATAGTTCATATTACCCCGAAGTGATTAAGGTCGCCGTTACAAGCGTGGTTAAGGTATGGTTTCTGTCGCGATTTCCTTGGGCGCAGTATATCGCCAGACGCACCACGCACTGATCCCACCAATAATACCGAAGAAGCCTGAGACGCTGTAGATGCTCATAATCATGGGTGGCCACTGAGAGCCAGGCGTGTTCATTAAACTCAGCAGTAAAAAAGGCGCGCCTGCTATTATCAGTCCGCTAAGCGCTGACGTCCACAGATTGAGGCGACCTAGTGTCTCCAGTTTGTAAAATAGCGGCAATCCCAAAATCAAAATATGCAGCGACGCAATTATAAATGTAATCGGGGTTGTAAGCAGCGTAATCAATATAAAAAGAGATAAGTCAAAGCCCCCGCTCATTATGAGCAGATAAAGGCTAAGGGCGATGCCCGGCATCAACGCCGCCGCAAACCATGCCCAGAGTACACGTTGCATCATCGTCATTCCGGATATCCCCCATGGTAACCTAAATCACGAGACTGCTCCGATTTAGCAGAATGTGAAACAATTTTTTCGTACCGGCCCCTTTACGCAGAGACCCGCTTGGCTTAGGAACAACCCGCAAAATGGAGAGTCCGTAATGGAAATACGCGAAGGCTTAACCTTCGACGACGTTTTGCTGGAACCCGGCCCGTCAGAGGTCATTCCCACTCAAGTCGATACGAAATCTAAATTCACCCGCTCGATCAATCTCAACATCCCGCTGGTGTCATCCGCGATGGATACGGTGACCGAAGCGCGTCTGGCGGTCGCCATGGCGCAGGTTGGCGGGCTGGGGATCATTCACCGCAACTTAAGCATTGAGCGTCAGGCCGAAGAAATCCGCGAAGTTAAGCGTTTTGAGTCGGGCATGGTCATCAACCCGATCACCATCAATCCTGAAACGACGCTGGCTGAGGTTCGTGAAATCATCGCCCGTCGCGGTATTTCCGGCTTTCCGGTGGTCGAGCGCGGCACGGGCAAGCTGGTCGGTATCCTGACCAACCGCGATATCCGCTTTGAAAGTGATAATTCCAAAACCGCCGCGCAACTGATGGTGCGCGAAGGGCTGATTACCCTGAAAGACGGCAGCGTTCAGCAATCGGTGGCCCGCCACCTGATGGCTGAGCACCGCATTGAGCGCATCATTGTGGTCGATGACGCTTACCGCGCCGTTGGCCTCGTCACCGTCAAGGACATGGAAAAATCGCAAGCCTACCCCAGCGCGGCCAAGGACGACGCCGGTCGGCTTTTGGTGGGCGCGGCGTCCACGGTCGGCGATGCGGGTTTTGAGCGTTCGGTTGGGCTGATCGAAGCGGGCGTGGATGTGGTCGTGATCGACACCGCCCACGGCCATTCGATTCTGGTCTCTCAGGCCGTTGAGCGCATCAAAAAAGCCTATAACCACGTTCAGATCGTGGCCGGTAATGTCGCGACCTATGACGCGACCCGCGCCCTGATTGATGCCGGGGCTGATGCGGTTAAGGTCGGCATCGGGCCGGGCTCAATCTGCACCACCCGCGTCGTCGCCGGTGTCGGTGTGCCGCAGCTCACCGCCATTATCGACTGTGTGCGGGCCGCTGAGGGCACTGGCGTGCCGATCATCGCCGATGGCGGCATCAAGCTGTCGGGAGATCTGGCCAAGGCCATTGCGGCGGGCGCTTCAACCGCCATGCTGGGATCGATGTTTGCGGGCACCGAAGAGGCGCCCGGTGAGGTCATTCTTTATCAGGGTCGCTCCTACAAATCCTATCGTGGCATGGGCTCGGTCGGGGCTATGGCGCGCGGCTCGGCCGATCGCTACTTCCAAAAGGACGTGCAGGACACCATGAAACTGGTGCCCGAAGGCATCGAAGGTCAGGTGCCCTACAAAGGCCCGATCGCGCCGGTGGTTCACCAACTGGTCGGTGGTTTGCGCGCGTCAATGGGCTATGTTGGCGCTCCCGATATCGCTGAGTTCCAGAAGCGGGCGCGGTTTGTGCGCATCACCAATGCGGGCCTGCGCGAAAGCCATGTCCACGATGTGATGATCACCCGCGAAGCTCCAAACTACCGCCAGTAGCGTAACAGAGAGCGCCGCTAATACCGGCGGCGCTGATCTGCACCGGAGCCGTCCATGACCCATGAAGTGTTCATACTTGTCTATGCTGTTATCTTAGGCCTGATCCATCTGGTGATCACGGCTGCGGCGGCGCGCCGTCAGGAAGGCAATCTGAAATGGGCGGCCGGTCCGCGTGATGAACCGGTGGTACATACTGGCATGGCTGGCCGGTTGCAGCGGTCATTTGCCAATTTCAAGGAAACCTTCGTTTTCTTTGCGGTGATTATCATCTGTCTGGCGTTGCGTGGACGCACAAATGAGCTATCCCAATTGGGCGCCACCGTCTATCTGGTGGCGCGCATTTTATACATTCCGGCCTACGCCTTTGGCTGGCCGTTTCGTTTCGCGATCTGGGGCGTGTCGATGTTTGGAATCGTCACCTGCCTGATCGCCCTGTTGATTTAGGACACGATGACCCCTGCCGCCCGATTAGCTGCCGCTGCCGACATTCTCGACATCCTCAAAGGTACGCGCAAAGCCGCCGAAGAGATACTGAAAGACTGGGGCCGCAATCATCGCTATGCGGGCTCAAAAGACCGCCGTGCCATCGCCGATAAGGTCTATCAATGCCTGCGGGCGCGCGAACGCTTGTCTTTTGCCATGGATTCCGATTCTGGCAGGTCGTTGATTTTAGGCGCTTTACATCTGCTGGATGGTGTCACGATTGATGAGATTGACCAGCTTTATACCGGCGAAGGTTATGCGCCGCCCAAGCTATCACTTGCGGAGCGCAATCGGCTGTCAGCGGGTGAGGGCGAGGCTCCGCAGTGGCTGGAAGCGGGGCTGCCCGCCTTTGTGTCTGAACGCCTCAAAGCCGTCTATGGCGATGACTGGTTGAAAGAGGCGGAGGCGCTAATGCTGCCGCGCGCGCCGATTGATCTGCGCGTCAATGGCGACCGCGAACCGATCCGTCAGGGCTTGGAAATGCTGGGCTATAAGCCGGAACTGACGCCGTTTTCGGCCTTTGGTTTGCGCCTGCCCGCCGATCCGCCGCCCAATGTGCGCGCATTGCCTGCGTTTCGACAGGGCATCATCGAAATTCAGGACGAAGGCTCGCAACTGGCGGCGTTTCTGGCCGGTGCTAAAGCCGGTATGACGGTGATTGATTATTGTGCTGGCGGCGGCGGTAAGACGCTGGGGCTGCTGCAGGCGATGCAGACGCCGGAGGGCAAAACATCGGGGCGTCTGGTGGCCTCGGATGTCGAAAAAACGCGCCTGAACAATATCAAACCACGCTTGGCCCGCGCAGGCCTTGAGGCCGAGTTCCGCCAGTTGACGAAGGACGGTGAGGGGCTGGAAGACCTAATCGGGGTGGCCGATCTGGTGCTGGTCGATGCGCCCTGTTCCGGTTCCGGCGTGTGGCGCAGACGGCCCGAAACCGCCCATAAACTGACCGAGGAGGAAGTGGCGCGGCTGCATGACTTGCAAACCGCCATTCTTCATCGCGCGTCGCGTCTGGTCAAACCAGGCGGACTGTTGGCCTATGCCACCTGTTCGATCCTGCCGGATGAAAATGACATGACGGCGGACCGGTTTGAGGCCGATCATCCGCAATTTGAGCCGCGCCCGATTTCTGAGGCCGTACAGGTGCCGCACATCACGACCGAAGGTGCTGCCGAACTTGCCAAAATCGCGGGTACCAGCCACCGCTTACGCCTGTCGCCGGGCACATCCAATACTGACGGTTTCTTCGTCGCCCTCTATCAACGGAAAGCTTAAAGCCCATGCACCATGAAAAGGTTCTGATCATAGATTTCGGTTCGCAAGTGACCCAGTTGATCGCCCGCCGGGTGCGTGAATGTGGCGTCTATTGCGAAATCCACCCCTTCACCAAGGCGGTTGATGCGCTTGAAGCCTTGCGGCCCAACGCGGTCATCCTGTCCGGCAGTCCGCACAGCGTCATCGACGAAGGCCCACGCATCGACGCGACCCTTTTCATGAAGGATCTGCCGGTATTTGGCATCTGCTATGGCGAGCAACTGATGTGCGAGCTTCTGGGCGGTAGGGTCGAAAGCGGTCATCACCGGGAATTTGGACGCGCCGAGATCGAGATCACCAAAGCATCACCGATTTTCAAAGGCTTGGACACCAAAGAGACCGTGTGGATGAGCCACGGCGACCGCGTGACCGCCATCCCCGAAGGCTTTGAGGTTATTGCTACGTCCGAAGGCGCGCCTTTTGCCGCGATTGCCCATGAAGACAAGCGTTTTTACGCGGTGCAGTTCCACCCGGAAGTGGTCCACACTAAGCGCGGCACCGACATGATCCGCAACTTCCTGTTTGAAATCGCGGGCCTCAAAGGCGACTGGACGATGGCGGCTTTCCGTCAGGAAATGATCGAGAAGATTCGCAAGCAAGTTGGCACCGGTAAGGTTATTTGCGGGCTGTCGGGCGGGGTGGATTCCTCCGTGGCG encodes:
- a CDS encoding RsmB/NOP family class I SAM-dependent RNA methyltransferase, whose product is MTPAARLAAAADILDILKGTRKAAEEILKDWGRNHRYAGSKDRRAIADKVYQCLRARERLSFAMDSDSGRSLILGALHLLDGVTIDEIDQLYTGEGYAPPKLSLAERNRLSAGEGEAPQWLEAGLPAFVSERLKAVYGDDWLKEAEALMLPRAPIDLRVNGDREPIRQGLEMLGYKPELTPFSAFGLRLPADPPPNVRALPAFRQGIIEIQDEGSQLAAFLAGAKAGMTVIDYCAGGGGKTLGLLQAMQTPEGKTSGRLVASDVEKTRLNNIKPRLARAGLEAEFRQLTKDGEGLEDLIGVADLVLVDAPCSGSGVWRRRPETAHKLTEEEVARLHDLQTAILHRASRLVKPGGLLAYATCSILPDENDMTADRFEADHPQFEPRPISEAVQVPHITTEGAAELAKIAGTSHRLRLSPGTSNTDGFFVALYQRKA
- a CDS encoding RlmE family RNA methyltransferase — protein: MNDKKTPEDAPEARRKMVKPPTGGNLSGRNKGHTAVKTAKQRTESSAKWLERQLNDPFVARAKAEGWRSRAAFKLTEIDDRFKLLHRGVRVVDLGCAPGGWVQVAKKRGAAHVVGVDLLPVDPVPGAEIIQADFTDPEVGPRLMEMLGGKPDLVLSDLAHNTVGHKQTDHLKIVGLIEMAADFAILNLKPGGTFVAKAFQGGETHAVLDILKRNFTDVKHIKPKASRQGSSETFIVAMGFKG
- a CDS encoding MAPEG family protein, which produces MTHEVFILVYAVILGLIHLVITAAAARRQEGNLKWAAGPRDEPVVHTGMAGRLQRSFANFKETFVFFAVIIICLALRGRTNELSQLGATVYLVARILYIPAYAFGWPFRFAIWGVSMFGIVTCLIALLI
- the guaB gene encoding IMP dehydrogenase, encoding MEIREGLTFDDVLLEPGPSEVIPTQVDTKSKFTRSINLNIPLVSSAMDTVTEARLAVAMAQVGGLGIIHRNLSIERQAEEIREVKRFESGMVINPITINPETTLAEVREIIARRGISGFPVVERGTGKLVGILTNRDIRFESDNSKTAAQLMVREGLITLKDGSVQQSVARHLMAEHRIERIIVVDDAYRAVGLVTVKDMEKSQAYPSAAKDDAGRLLVGAASTVGDAGFERSVGLIEAGVDVVVIDTAHGHSILVSQAVERIKKAYNHVQIVAGNVATYDATRALIDAGADAVKVGIGPGSICTTRVVAGVGVPQLTAIIDCVRAAEGTGVPIIADGGIKLSGDLAKAIAAGASTAMLGSMFAGTEEAPGEVILYQGRSYKSYRGMGSVGAMARGSADRYFQKDVQDTMKLVPEGIEGQVPYKGPIAPVVHQLVGGLRASMGYVGAPDIAEFQKRARFVRITNAGLRESHVHDVMITREAPNYRQ
- a CDS encoding peptidylprolyl isomerase, whose translation is MSADPENTIILTLESGEVVIELRPDLAPNHVARIKELAREGFYDGIVFHRVIPGFMAQGGDPEGQGYGGSGKKLKAEFSNEAHVRGVCSMARSMNPDSADSQFFICFDDANFLDRQYTVWGQVTSGMEHVDALPKGEPPRAPGKIVSFRVAADVA